One window of Salminus brasiliensis chromosome 16, fSalBra1.hap2, whole genome shotgun sequence genomic DNA carries:
- the per1a gene encoding period circadian protein homolog 1a, translated as MSDVNLKTPVGSDLSKRVGGVDEDDEKKHSPRLNGRGVVSRSAQSHSDDTDGQSSGNDSAGQEASPCSSNNGKESAIEATESKSSNSHSPSPPSSSAAYSLLSGSSEQDQPSTSGCSSDQPARQQTQKELLKALHELKIRVPAEQRGKGRSSTLASLQYALNCVKQVRANQEYYHQWSVEESHGCCLDLSAFTIEELDNITSEYTLQNTDTFSVAVSFLSGKVVYISPQASSLLRCKPERLQGTVFSELLAPQDVSTFYSSTAPCRLPPWASCTRAASSVDCAQEKSMFCRISGERESGGEMKYYPFRLTPYQLTLRDSDTAQPEPCCLLITERVHSGYEAPRIPADKRIFTTSHTPSCLFQEVDERAVPLLGYLPQDLVGTPLLLYLHPEDRPLMVDIHKKIVQYAGQPFDHSPLRMCARSGEYLTMDTSWSSFINPWSRKVAFIVGRHKVRTSPLNEDVFTAPEEGEVRAMSPEVPQFSEQIHRLLVQPVHNSGGGSGSQGYSSLGSSGSRELQPSAASSSDSMGAAAEEPPHSRKLTFQQMCKDVHMVKTSGQQLYAESRNRPPPRKQASSGGVVKAAEAESTSKENQRVATIIPKAQASTQLPRKEIPATYSYQQINCLDSIIRYLESCNVPNTVKRKCGSSSCTTSSASDDDKWREAAGPAKDIVETLEVAEMSKVVPAEPTHPLTPLALHYKAESVVSVTSQCSFSSTIVHVGDKKPPESDIVMMEETPITPTPAPSTAAPQNSTTSPTGAAAQPAASPSPAEKREKEQEGRRGGAGVTFRGLTKEVLSTHTQQEEQAFLNRFRDLSQLPLIQSSPPQRRQTATPAAKGVRSSQNYPSGGGSGRRRGRGGKRLKHQAEVPLFDTPSLSTSGPSIPPRSTAEGPSAPAFSSSQHLSGASSSPWPTSVGSQASGPPIMTPYPPGCMPFYSLYPPFPVPQMEVDPRMQAAFSCPQQGPRFPVQASQMFPSMAPPVMAFILPNCMFPQLNGATAPIQHLAQAMPLPAQLNPQFNPAVAQVSPAVANFNPTLGQFNPLAPQINPTQPLAVPPQFYNPNLMFGFQNGATASTSPNSAAPPPRGPSRSSTPQSTGQPAGDNDGTGSPLFHSRCSSPLNLLQLEELPSNRTDVTQQTPPPVGGASQGPQTSGTRGSSKDNGDVNDSNQDAMSTSSDLLDLLLQEDSRSGTGSAASGSGSSGSGSGSSGSGSNGCSTSGSGTRSSNTSKYFGSIDSSENDHGHKQASGDSGEEQFIKYVLQDPIWLVMANTDEKVMMTYQLPKRDIETVLREDREVMKTAKMQQPHFTEKQKKELSQVHPWIQSGCLPKAINITSCRGCGSPTESSSAPPFDVELHDMDLTRILREEGDHMTAVTADSQPDSPQSSETAQKEAQANTAHTEALNKAVEEAEVTSSSSVEVKRD; from the exons ATGAGTGATGTTAACTTAAAAACCCCTGTCGGCAGCGATCTCAGTAAAAGGGTTGGAGGTGTGGACGAGGATGATGAGAAAAAGCATTCCCCCAGGTTAAATGGCAGGGGCGTGGTCAGCCGGAGTGCTCAGTCGCACTCGGACGACACGGACGGCCAGTCCAGCGGGAACGATTCTGCGGGACAGGAAGCTTCCCCGTGCAGCTCTAACAATGGAAAAGAGTCGGCTATAGAGGCTACGGAGAGCAAGAG CTCTAACTCCCACAGCCCATCTCCCCCGAGCAGTTCGGCTGCGTACAGCCTGCTGAGCGGCAGCTCCGAGCAGGACCAGCCGTCCACCAGCGGCTGCAGCAGTGACCAGCCGGCGCGCCAGCAGACCCAGAAAGAGCTGCTGAAGGCGCTTCACGAGCTGAAGATCCGGGTTCCTGCAGAGCAGCGAGGGAAAGGGCGGTCCAGCACTCTGGCCTCGCTGCAGTACGCCCTCAACTGTGTTAAACAAGTGCGAG CCAATCAGGAGTATTATCACCAGTGGAGTGTGGAGGAAAGCCATGGCTGCTGCTTGGATCTGTCCGCGTTCACCATCGAAGAACTGGACAACATCACTTCAGAATACACACTTCAAAACACG GATACGTTCTCTGTGGCGGTGTCCTTCCTCTCAGGGAAAGTGGTGTACATCTCTCCCCAGGCATCGTCCCTGCTGCGCTGTAAGCCGGAGAGGCTGCAGGGGACGGTGTTTTCAGAGCTTTTGGCCCCGCAGGACGTCAGCACCTTTTACAGCAGCACGGCCCCCTGCCGCCTGCCTCCGTGGGCCTCCTGCACCCGCGCCG CCTCCTCAGTGGACTGTGCTCAAGAGAAGTCCATGTTCTGCCGCATCagtggggaaagagagagcggAGGAGAGATGAAATATTACCCATTTCGACTGACCCCTTATCAGCTGACCCTGCGCGACTCGGACACCGCCCAGCCCGAGCCATGCTGTCTGCTCATCACTGAGAGAGTACACTCCGGATATGAGG CACCCCGTATTCCAGCGGACAAAAGGATCTTCACCACCAGCCACACACCGAGCTGTCTGTTCCAGGAAGTAGATGAGAG AGCGGTGCCATTGCTGGGGTATCTGCCTCAGGACCTGGTTGGAACCCCACTCCTGTTGTACCTCCATCCTGAGGACAGACCGCTGATGGTGGACATCCACAAAAAGA TTGTCCAGTACGCGGGTCAGCCTTTTGACCACTCGCCCCTGCGCATGTGTGCAAGGAGTGGAGAGTATCTGACCATGGACACCAGCTGGTCTTCCTTCATCAATCCCTGGAGCAGGAAGGTGGCCTTCATCGTGGGCCGCCACAAAGTCCGGAC GAGTCCCCTGAATGAAGATGTGTTCACGGCCCCTGAGGAAGGCGAGGTGAGGGCGATGTCTCCAGAGGTTCCTCAGTTCAGTGAGCAGATCCACAGGCTGTTGGTGCAGCCGGTCCACAACAGCGGAGGTGGCAGTGGCTCTCAGGGCTACAGCAGCCTTGGCAGCAGCGGTTCCCGGGAGCTTCAGCCCAGCGCAGCATCTTCCAGCGACAGCATGGGAGCCGCCGCGGAAGAACCTCCACACTCCCGCAAACTG ACCTTCCAGCAAATGTGCAAGGATGTGCACATGGTGAAGACCAGCGGACAGCAGCTTTACGCAGAGTCCCGAAACAGACCCCCACCTCGCAAACAAGCCAGCTCAG GAGGTGTAGTAAAGGCTGCTGAAGCGGAGAGCACTTCCAAAGAAAACCAGCGGGTGGCGACTATCATCCCCAAAGCACAGGCTTCCACACAGCTACCAAGAAAAGAGATCCCAGCCACCTACTCATACCAGCAGATCAACTGTCTGGACAGTATCATCCG GTATTTGGAGAGCTGTAACGTTCCCAACACGGTAAAGAGAAAATGTGGATCCTCCTCCTGCACCACCTCCTCCGCCTCTGATGATGACAAATGGAGAGAAGCAGCCGGCCCAGCTAAAG ACATAGTGGAGACACTGGAGGTGGCCGAAATGTCGAAGGTTGTCCCCGCGGAGCCTACTCACCCTCTGACCCCTCTGGCACTGCACTACAAGGCGGAGAGTGTGGTGTCCGTCACCTCTCAGTGCAGCTTCAGCAGCACCATTGTCCACGTTGGAGACAAGAAACCACCAGAGTCGG ACATTGTGATGATGGAGGAGACTCCAATCACCCCTACTCCAGCACCATCTACTGCTGCCCCCCAAAACTCCACCACGTCTCCTACAGGAGCAGCAGCACAGCCTGCCGCCTCCCCCAGCCCTGCGgagaagagggagaaagagcaagaagggagaagaggtggtgcaggAGTGACTTTTAGGGGGCTCACTAAAGAAGTTCTGTCCACTCACACTCAGCAGGAGGAGCAGGCCTTCCTGAACCGCTTCAGAGACCTGAGCCAACTGCCGCTCATCCAGTCAAGCCCACCCCAGCGCAGACAGACGGCCACACCTGCAGCTAAAG GTGTCCGCAGCTCCCAGAACTATCCATCCGGTGGTGGTAGTGGGCGTCGGCGTGGGAGAGGAGGCAAAAGACTCAAACACCAAGCTGAGGTCCCTTTATTTGACACTCCATCCCTGTCGACCTCAGGACCTAGCATTCCCCCTAGATCTACAGCAGAAGGTCCAAGCGCCCCAGCTTTCTCCAGCAGTCAGCATTTGTCCGGAGCATCATCCTCCCCCTGGCCTACCTCAGTGGGGTCTCAGGCTAGCGGACCGCCCATAATGACGCCATATCCTCCTGGCTGCATGCCTTTTTATTCCCTCTACCCCCCTTTTCCTGTCCCGCAAATGGAGGTGGACCCAAGGATGCAAGCTGCGTTTTCCTGCCCACAGCAAGGCCCCAGGTTTCCAGTGCAAGCCTCCCAAATGTTCCCTTCAATGGCACCTCCAGTGATGGCCTTCATTCTGCCGAACTGCATGTTCCCTCAGCTCAACGGTGCCACCGCTCCCATACAACACCTCGCACAGGCTATGCCCTTGCCCGCCCAGCTCAACCCTCAGTTCAATCCGGCGGTGGCTCAGGTTAGCCCTGCTGTGGCTAATTTTAACCCCACCCTGGGGCAGTTTAACCCACTAGCGCCTCAGATCAATCCCACGCAGCCTTTAGCTGTACCACCGCAGTTTTACAACCCAAACCTGATGTTTGGATTCCAAAACGGAGCCACCGCTTCCACCTCGCCCAACTCTGCTGCCCCACCCCCCCGTGGACCCTCACGCTCCAGCACCCCTCAGTCCACCGGTCAGCCAGCAGGAGACAATGATGGGACGGGATCTCCTCTTTTCCATTCCAGATGCTCCTCTCCTCTCAACCTGctgcagctggaggagctgCCAAGCAACCGGACCGATGTCACACAGCAGACACCGCCCCCAGTGGGAGGGGCCAGCCAGGGACCACAGACTTCTGGCACTCGAGGCAGCAGTAAAGATAAT GGTGACGTCAATGACTCCAACCAGGACGCCATGTCCACCTCTAGTGACCTGCTGGACCTTCTGCTGCAGGAGGACTCTCGCTCAGGAACGGGTTCAGCTGCCTCAGGCTCGGGGTCATCAGGGTCCGGCTCTGGATCCTCTGGTTCTGGATCTAATGGCTGTAGCACATCAGGGAGCGGAACCA GAAGCAGTAATACCAGCAAGTATTTCGGAAGCATAGACTCCTCAGAAAATGACCATGGTCACAAACAAGCGTCTGGGGATTCAGGggaggaacagtttattaagtaCGTCCTCCAGGATCCGATCTGGCTGGTCATGGCCAACACAGATGAGAAAGTGATGATGACATACCAGTTGCCCAAGAG GGACATAGAAACAGTGCTGCGCGAGGACCGAGAGGTTATGAAGACCGCAAAGATGCAGCAGCCACACTTTActgagaagcagaagaaggagcTGAGTCAGGTGCACCCGTGGATCCAATCCGGCTGCCTCCCTAAAGCCATCAACATCACT TCCTGCAGAGGGTGCGGCTCCCCTACAGAATCCTCGTCCGCCCCACCGTTTGACGTGGAGCTTCACGACATGGATCTCACCAGGATCCTGCGGGAAGAGGGCGACCACATGACAGCGGTCACGGCCGATTCACAGCCAGACAGCCCCCAGTCGTCAGAGACGGCGCAGAAGGAAGCTCAGGCTAACACGGCTCACACGGAAGCTCTAAACAAGGCTGTGGAGGAGGCCGAGGTGACGTCGTCATCATCAGTGGAAGTGAAACGGGACTGA